A section of the Pseudomonas prosekii genome encodes:
- the tmk gene encoding dTMP kinase — protein MTGLFITLEGPEGAGKSTNREYLAERLRAAGIEVLLTREPGGTPLAERIREVLLAPVDEVMNADTELLLVFAARAQHLAEVIRPALARGAVVLCDRFTDSTYAYQGGGRGLSLERIATLETFVQGDLRPDLTLIFDLPVEVGLARASARGRLDRFELEGRAFFDAVRSAFLKRAEADPARYVLVDAAQALPQVQQSLDALLPRLLELTRG, from the coding sequence GTGACTGGCTTGTTTATTACCCTGGAAGGCCCGGAAGGCGCCGGCAAAAGCACCAACCGCGAATACCTCGCCGAGCGCCTGCGCGCCGCTGGTATCGAAGTGTTGCTGACCCGCGAGCCAGGCGGCACGCCGCTGGCCGAGCGCATTCGTGAAGTGCTGCTGGCGCCGGTCGACGAAGTGATGAACGCCGACACCGAACTGTTGCTGGTATTTGCCGCCCGCGCCCAGCATCTGGCCGAGGTGATTCGCCCGGCGCTGGCACGCGGCGCGGTGGTGTTGTGCGATCGTTTCACCGACTCGACTTACGCCTACCAGGGCGGCGGTCGCGGTTTGTCTCTGGAGCGCATCGCCACCCTGGAAACCTTCGTCCAGGGCGACTTGCGCCCGGACCTGACGCTGATTTTCGATCTGCCGGTAGAAGTCGGCCTCGCCCGTGCCAGCGCACGCGGTCGGCTGGATCGCTTCGAACTCGAAGGTCGAGCGTTTTTCGATGCAGTGCGCAGTGCCTTCCTCAAGCGCGCTGAAGCCGATCCGGCACGTTATGTACTGGTCGATGCCGCGCAAGCGTTGCCGCAAGTCCAGCAGTCGCTGGATGCGCTGCTCCCACGTTTGCTGGAGCTGACCCGTGGCTGA
- a CDS encoding TatD family hydrolase has product MLVDSHCHLDRLDLAAHDGSLDAALDAARERGVGHFLCIGVSVDNAADVKALAERYDDVYCSVGVHPLDVQPGAAPALDWLLQELNHPRVVAIGETGLDYHYEPEAAELQQESFRLHLQAAQQTGKPVIIHTRGARADTLSLLREAALPQAGVLHCFTEDWDMAKAALDMGYYISLSGIVTFRNADALRDVASKVPADRLLVETDSPYLAPIPHRGKPNLPQYVREVAEFLAMLRGETYERFAEQTTENFKRLFPLAHVKG; this is encoded by the coding sequence ATGCTCGTAGATTCCCATTGTCACCTTGACCGCCTCGACCTCGCCGCCCACGACGGTTCCCTTGATGCTGCGCTGGATGCGGCCCGTGAACGCGGGGTAGGGCACTTTTTGTGCATCGGCGTCAGCGTCGACAACGCCGCCGACGTCAAAGCCCTGGCCGAGCGTTATGACGACGTTTATTGCTCGGTCGGCGTGCACCCGCTGGACGTGCAGCCCGGCGCCGCGCCTGCGCTCGACTGGCTGCTGCAAGAACTCAACCACCCGCGTGTAGTGGCGATCGGCGAAACCGGCCTTGATTATCACTACGAGCCGGAAGCGGCGGAGTTGCAGCAGGAATCCTTCCGTCTGCACCTGCAAGCCGCGCAGCAGACCGGCAAACCGGTGATCATCCACACCCGTGGCGCCCGCGCCGATACCTTGAGCCTGTTGCGCGAAGCGGCTCTGCCGCAGGCCGGCGTGTTGCATTGCTTCACCGAAGACTGGGACATGGCCAAGGCTGCGCTGGACATGGGTTATTACATTTCCCTGTCCGGGATTGTCACCTTCCGCAATGCCGACGCCTTGCGCGACGTCGCCAGCAAAGTGCCGGCCGACCGTTTGCTGGTGGAAACCGACTCGCCGTACCTGGCGCCGATCCCGCATCGGGGCAAACCGAACCTGCCGCAATATGTGCGGGAAGTGGCAGAGTTTCTCGCAATGCTGCGCGGTGAGACTTACGAGCGATTTGCCGAACAGACCACCGAAAACTTCAAGCGGCTGTTTCCGCTGGCGCATGTGAAAGGCTGA
- a CDS encoding PilZ domain-containing protein → MNEPLNTGPRNGILSLTIKDKSVLYAAYMPFIKNGGLFIPTNKSYKLGDEVFMLLNLMDEAEKIPVAGKVAWITPKGAQGNRAAGVGVQFNDGDNTARSRIETHLAGALKSDRPTHTM, encoded by the coding sequence ATGAATGAACCGCTCAATACCGGACCGCGCAACGGCATCCTGTCCCTGACCATCAAGGACAAGTCGGTGCTGTACGCCGCCTACATGCCGTTTATCAAGAACGGCGGCCTGTTCATCCCGACCAACAAAAGCTACAAGTTGGGCGACGAGGTGTTCATGTTGCTGAACCTGATGGACGAAGCGGAAAAGATTCCGGTCGCCGGCAAAGTCGCCTGGATCACCCCCAAAGGTGCCCAGGGCAACCGCGCCGCCGGCGTTGGCGTGCAGTTCAACGACGGTGACAACACCGCTCGCAGTCGAATCGAAACTCATCTGGCCGGGGCCCTCAAATCCGACCGTCCCACTCATACGATGTAA
- a CDS encoding DNA polymerase III subunit delta': MAEAYPWQDELWQQMAGRKQHAHAYLLHGPAGIGKRALAERLMAHLLCQRPSAANACGECKSCLLLKAGSHPDNYILEPEEADKAIKVDQVRDLVGFVVQTAQMGGRKVVLIEPVESMNVNAANALLKSLEEPSGDTVLLLVSHQTSRLLPTIKSRCQQQACPLPSEAMSLAWLATALPDCSPEERVELLTLAAGSPLAALKLHKQGVREQRGLVVEGVKQLLKQQKSPSQLAEEWKSIPQLLLFDWFCDWSSLILRYQLTQDEQGLGLTDMRKVIQYLAQKSGQNKVLAIQDWILAQRQKVMSKANLNPALLLEALLVQWVSLPGQK, encoded by the coding sequence GTGGCTGAGGCCTATCCGTGGCAGGACGAGCTCTGGCAGCAAATGGCCGGACGCAAGCAGCACGCGCACGCTTATTTGCTGCACGGCCCGGCCGGGATCGGCAAACGCGCCTTGGCTGAGCGGCTGATGGCGCATTTGCTGTGTCAGCGTCCGAGTGCCGCGAATGCCTGCGGCGAGTGCAAATCCTGCCTGCTGCTCAAGGCCGGCAGTCACCCGGACAATTACATCCTCGAACCGGAAGAGGCGGACAAGGCGATCAAAGTCGACCAGGTGCGTGATCTGGTTGGTTTTGTAGTGCAGACCGCGCAGATGGGCGGGCGCAAAGTGGTGTTGATCGAGCCGGTCGAGTCGATGAACGTCAACGCCGCCAACGCCTTGCTGAAAAGTCTTGAAGAGCCGTCCGGCGATACCGTGTTGCTGCTGGTGAGTCACCAGACCAGCCGTCTGCTGCCGACGATCAAGAGTCGCTGTCAGCAGCAAGCCTGTCCGCTGCCGAGCGAGGCGATGAGCCTGGCATGGCTCGCCACCGCGCTGCCGGACTGCTCGCCGGAAGAACGCGTCGAACTGCTGACCCTGGCCGCCGGTTCGCCGCTGGCCGCGCTGAAGCTGCACAAACAGGGCGTGCGCGAACAGCGCGGGCTGGTGGTCGAAGGCGTGAAGCAGTTGCTCAAGCAGCAGAAATCGCCGAGCCAATTGGCCGAGGAATGGAAAAGCATTCCGCAATTGCTGTTGTTCGATTGGTTCTGCGATTGGTCGAGCTTGATCCTGCGTTATCAATTGACCCAGGATGAGCAGGGCCTCGGCCTGACCGATATGCGCAAGGTCATTCAATACCTGGCGCAGAAGTCCGGACAAAACAAAGTGCTGGCGATTCAGGACTGGATTCTGGCCCAGCGGCAGAAAGTCATGAGCAAAGCCAACCTCAACCCGGCGTTGCTGCTGGAAGCGCTGTTGGTGCAATGGGTGTCTTTGCCCGGTCAGAAGTGA
- a CDS encoding TetR/AcrR family transcriptional regulator: MHKEPRKVREFRRREQEILDTALKLFLDQGEDSVTVEMIADAVGIGKGTIYKHFKSKAEIYLRLMLDYERDLNELLHSADVDKDKEALSRAYFEFRMRDPQRYRLFDRLEEKVVKGNQVPEMVEELHKIRASNFERLTLLIKGRISEGKLEDVPPYFHYCASWALVHGAVALYHSPFWSNVLEDQEGFFQFLMDIGVRMGNKRKRDTDTPSS; this comes from the coding sequence ATGCATAAAGAACCTCGTAAGGTCCGTGAGTTTCGTCGCCGCGAGCAAGAAATTCTCGATACCGCGCTCAAGCTGTTCCTCGATCAGGGTGAAGACAGCGTCACCGTCGAGATGATTGCTGATGCCGTCGGTATCGGCAAAGGCACGATCTACAAGCACTTCAAATCCAAGGCCGAAATCTATCTGCGCCTGATGCTCGATTACGAGCGCGATTTGAACGAGCTGCTGCATTCGGCCGACGTCGACAAGGACAAGGAAGCGCTGTCGCGGGCCTACTTCGAATTCCGCATGCGCGATCCGCAACGTTATCGCCTGTTCGATCGCCTCGAAGAAAAAGTGGTCAAGGGCAATCAGGTGCCGGAGATGGTCGAGGAGCTGCACAAGATCCGTGCCTCGAACTTCGAACGCCTGACCCTGCTGATCAAGGGCCGAATCAGCGAAGGCAAGCTCGAAGACGTGCCGCCGTATTTCCATTACTGCGCGTCCTGGGCGCTGGTGCACGGCGCGGTTGCGCTGTATCACTCGCCGTTCTGGAGCAACGTGCTGGAAGATCAGGAAGGCTTCTTCCAGTTCCTGATGGACATCGGCGTGCGCATGGGCAACAAGCGCAAGCGTGACACCGACACGCCAAGCAGCTGA